GCCCCGGGTGCGGCGCCCTGTCTGGAAACTTCCGGCAGGGCGCCCCCTTTGGGTTTCCCTCTGGCGCTAGCGTAGGGGCATGATCCCGGCTCCGCCTGACGAGTGGCTGCGGCCCGTGCCGCTGGCCGGACGCTTCGTGCGCCTGACGCCGTTGACCGAAGCGCACGCGGCCGACCTGCACGCGGGGGCCGACGAGGCCACCTCCGCCCTGCTCGCACGCGGCGGTCCCGACTCCCCGACGGTGGAGGGCTGGGCCGCGTACATCGCGCGGCTGGGCGCGCTGCCGGACCGCCTGAACTGGGCGGTGATGATGGAAGAGCGGGCCGTGGGCCGCATCAGCTACAGCGAGGTCCGCCCCGGCGACCGCTGGGTGGAGATCGGCACCATGCTGGTTCCCGCCGCGCAGGGCACCGCTGCCAACCCGGAAGCCAAGCTGCTGCTGCTGACCCGCGCGTTCGAGGTGCTGGGCGCGGGCCGGGTGCAGTTCAAGGTCGACGCCCGCAACGCCCGCAGCCTGCGTGCGCTGGAGCGCCTGGGCGCTGTGCGGGAAGGCACGCTGCGGCAATACCAGCGGCGCCCCGACGGCCACGCCCGCGACAGCGTGATGTTCAGTGTGCTGAGCAGCGAGTGGCCGGGGGTCAAGGCAGGCTTGCAGGCACGGCTGGCAGCCTTCGCGCAGACGGCGCCCGGTTGACTCGGGGACGGGCGCCAACGGCCTGACGCGACCATGAGAAGGGGCGCTGGGCTTGCCACATGTCGGCGGGTACACTGCGGCCTATGCGCCTTGCTCGCCGTCCGCTCCGGTCTCCGCTGATCGCCGCCCTGCTCGCGGGCCTGCTCGCTCCGGCGGCGGGGGCGCTCGTCGTGCCGCTGGGGGGCTGGACGCCCGTGGCGGGCAACGCCAACGTGTGGACCGACGCGGCGGGCGCCTGCCTCATGCGCGAGGAACGCCACGGGCAGGCCTTTCCCACTTTCCGCACGCTGGACGAGGCCCGCACCTTCGCCCTGCGGCTGCAAAAGAGCCTGGCCGGGGGCGCGGTGAGCGAGGTCGTCACGCAGCCGGTCGAGCGTCCGGGCGGCTGGGGGGTGCTGGCAGCCTACGCCCTTCAGGATCAGGGCGTCGCCTACCGCATCAGCCAGCTGTACCTCAGTGACGCGGGCTTGCTGCGCACCGTCACCGGCAGCAGCGCCCAGCACGAGGCCAGCCCCTGCGTGAACGAGATGCGCGCCTTCATCCGCCATCTGGCGAACTGAGGCCCTGGCCGCCCTGAACGGCCCAGCGGCCTCCCTCTGCGGCCGCCGCAGAGCGGTCAGCCCGGACGCACCCCGCTAGGCGCGGCGCCGCCGGGGTGCGCCCAGCGCCTGACCCTACCTTCTCCGGGCGGCTCAATCGGGCGCGGCGGGCGTGGCCTCTGCCCCCGTCGCCCGCGCCCCCAGAACCGCCGGGACCGCCTCCGGCGCCAGCTGCCACTGGTTGCGGCCCAGGGTCTTGGCGCGGTAGAGGGCCTCGTCGGCGGCCAGCAGCACGCTTTCGGGGTCGGCGCCGTGGGCGGGGTAACTTGCCAGCCCCAGCGACACCGAGACCGTCACCGGCGCCGCGTGCGCGTGGTCGGTGCCCAGCGCGGCGATCCCGCGCCGCCACTGTTCGGCCCGCTGCGCCGCCGCCGGGGCGCCCAGGCCGGGCAGCACCACCACGAATTCCTCCCCGCCGTAGCGGCAGACCGTCTGGTCGGGCGTCACGGCCCCGCGCAGGTAACGGGCGACGGCCCGCAGCACGGCGTCCCCGCCGAGGTGCCCCAGGGTGTCGTTGATCCGCTTGAAATGGTCGATGTCCAGCAGCACCACGCTGAACGGCCCGCCCTCGTCGCGGGCCTGCCCCAGCGCGGCGCCCAGGGCGTCTTCGAGGTAGCGGCGGTTGTGCAGGCCGGTCAAGGGATCGCGGACGCTCTGCTCGCGCAGTTCGGCCTGAAGACGCTCGATCTCGGTCATCCGCAGTTGCAGCTGCTCGTGGGCCTGCCTCAGCGCCGCCTCGGCCCGTCGGCGGGTGGTCACGTCGCGCCAGACCACGACGTGGCCCTGCACCCGCCCGCGCCGGTCGCGCAGCGGCGAGACGCGCACCTCCAGATGAAGCCTGCCCAGCGTCAGCTCAGTGGTCCGCTCGCCCAGGCCGCCCAGCGAGGCCAGCGCCGCGCCCCACTGCTCGAAGACCTCGGCGGCAGGCTGCCCGATGGGTGAGGGCCGCGCGCGGTCCACCAGCTGCTGGGCGGCGGCGTTCAGGTCCACCACGCGCTCGGCGCGGTCGAGCACCACCACGCCCTCGCGCATCTGCTCGATCAGTTGATGCCGCGCCACCGGCACGAGGTCGAGCAACCCGAATCTCAGCAGGCCCCACAAGAACACCAGCGCCGTGACCAGAAACAGCATGGGCGTGAGGTCCAGCCCCGGAAAGGGCGGCTCGCCCAGCACGCTCTGGACATTGACCACCCACGGCAGACACAGCCCCGCGAGCAGCACGCCCGCCTGACGCCGGTAGATGCCCGACGCGCGCCGAAAAAACTGCGCCAGCCGCAGCGCACTCAGGCCGAGCATCGCGTAGCTGTGCAGGGCCACCACCGTGAACCACGGCCCGCCCCCCAGGCGGGTGTGGGCCTGAAGCGTCGCGGCGGAGCCGAACAGCATCCCGCCGGGGTCCCCGCCCAGCAGCAGCGCCCAAGTCACGCCCGGAACGGCGAGCAGCAGGCTCCAGGCCGCGGGCCGCAGGGGCACGCCCGGCTGGGTAAAGGCCCGGGTCATCAACCAGACGCACACCGGCGCGCCGCTCACCCCAAAAAAGGTCGCGTCCAGCCAGAAGGCCTGCTCCGCCGGAGCCGCGCTCAACCAGTGCAGGGCGTAGGTCAGGGTCCAGAGGCTGATGCACAGCAGCAGCAGCGCGAGCGGCAGCGCGCCCGGGGCGCTGCGGCGGTCCCAGGCAAAGGCGGCGGTCGTCAGGGCGCTGATCCCCGTCACCCCCAGCCAGGCCGCGTAGGTGGTCTCCGGGCCGGAACTCATCGCCCTGGGAACCGCCCTGGCCAGGCCGCCGCCCGTAGGGCCGCCAGGAGGGACAGAGCGAGAGCGCCCGACATCTCCCCGAAGTGTAAAGGGAAGACCAAGGCCACGATGCCCAATTTGCCACTTCTGTCCCAGTTGCCGCTCCAGTCACGCGCGGGCTGCCGCTCCAACCTGAGCCTCCGGCCCCGTGTGGTGGACCGCCACGGGGTGGCGGCCCGGTTCTCCGCCCTGACCTGCTAGCCTGCCCCTCTATGGCGCGGCGCGTGAACCCCATTCAGGACCGGGCACGCCGCGCGGCGCTGGAGCGGGCGGCGTACCTGGCGATCTACGAGCGCGGCTACGCGGGCGTGACCCTGGCCGATATCGCCGGGCACGCCGGGGTCAGCAAGGGGACCCTGGCCTACCACTTCGGCAGCCGGGCCGGGCTGCTCGCGGCGGTGATGCGCCGCTTTACCCGCACGGTCACGGTCGCCACACGCCGGGCGCTGCGGCAGGCGGGCACCCCGGAGGCCAAGCTCGCCGCCTACGTCGAAAACCAGTTCTACGGGGTCGAGAACACCCGGCGCTTTTCCACCGTGTCGCTGGACTTCCTGGCGGCCGCCACCCGCGACCCCGCCCTGATGGCCGTGCAGCGCGACTTTCAGCGCGAGACGCTGACGCTGGACCTCGAAGTCGCGCGGCTGGCAGGCGAGGCGGGCGCCGGGACGCGGGCGCGGCTGCTGCGGGCGCTGGTCGAGGGTCTCAGCGTGCGCTTCCTGGCCGACCCCGACCCCGACCTGGCCGCCTACCGCGCCGAGTGTCTGCGCGGCCTGCGGGCGATTCTGGGGTGGGCCTCCGGGGCTGCCTGACGGCGGCAGGGCGCGCGGGTGCCCGGCTCAGCGCTGCGCCTGCGCCTCCCGCCGCGCCACCGGCAGCGCCGCCAGCGCCGCCGCCACCTGCCGCGCGCCCTCCAGCAGCCGGGGACCGGGGCGGCCCAGCCCGCTTTCGGGCACTGCCACGACCGGGACGCCCAGGCCGCGCGCCTCGATCACCTCCGGGCGCAGTTTTTTCGCGCCGCACCACGAGCAGACGATCAGGTCGGGGCGCGCGGCCTGGACCTCATCGAGCGTGAGGGGTGAGCTGCGGCCCGGGCGCTCCGCCAGGGCATTGACCGCCCCCAGCCCGGCCAGCAGGTCGGTCACCCACGACTCGCGCGTCGCGGCGATGATCGGGCGGGGCCACCACTCGACCAGCACCCGGGGCGGCCGGGGATAGGCGCGGGACAGGTCGCGCAGGTCGGCCTCCAGCGCGGCGGCCACCCGTTCGGCCCGCTCCGGCAGGCCGATGGCCGCCCCGATGGTCCGGATGTCGGCCAGGGTGTCCGGCACGCTGACCGGGTCGAGGACCAGGGTGGGCAGGCCCGCCGCCCGCACGGCGTCCACCACCCGCTCCATCCCCGGCACGCTGAGGCTCGCCAGCACCAGCTCGGGCCGGGTCCGGGCCAGCGCCGCCACGTCGATGCCCAGGTCGGGGCCGACCCGCAGCGCGCCTTCCAGTCCCGGCGCGTCGCTGTGGTGATCGGCCGCCACGACCCAGGCCGAGGCCCCCAGCGCCGCGAGGATGTCCGAGTTGCTGGCGGTCAGGGAGGCGAGGCGCATGAGGGTCAGGGTAGCCCCGCAAGGTGACG
The sequence above is a segment of the Deinococcus budaensis genome. Coding sequences within it:
- a CDS encoding TetR/AcrR family transcriptional regulator → MARRVNPIQDRARRAALERAAYLAIYERGYAGVTLADIAGHAGVSKGTLAYHFGSRAGLLAAVMRRFTRTVTVATRRALRQAGTPEAKLAAYVENQFYGVENTRRFSTVSLDFLAAATRDPALMAVQRDFQRETLTLDLEVARLAGEAGAGTRARLLRALVEGLSVRFLADPDPDLAAYRAECLRGLRAILGWASGAA
- a CDS encoding GNAT family N-acetyltransferase, which gives rise to MIPAPPDEWLRPVPLAGRFVRLTPLTEAHAADLHAGADEATSALLARGGPDSPTVEGWAAYIARLGALPDRLNWAVMMEERAVGRISYSEVRPGDRWVEIGTMLVPAAQGTAANPEAKLLLLTRAFEVLGAGRVQFKVDARNARSLRALERLGAVREGTLRQYQRRPDGHARDSVMFSVLSSEWPGVKAGLQARLAAFAQTAPG
- a CDS encoding histidine kinase N-terminal 7TM domain-containing diguanylate cyclase codes for the protein MSSGPETTYAAWLGVTGISALTTAAFAWDRRSAPGALPLALLLLCISLWTLTYALHWLSAAPAEQAFWLDATFFGVSGAPVCVWLMTRAFTQPGVPLRPAAWSLLLAVPGVTWALLLGGDPGGMLFGSAATLQAHTRLGGGPWFTVVALHSYAMLGLSALRLAQFFRRASGIYRRQAGVLLAGLCLPWVVNVQSVLGEPPFPGLDLTPMLFLVTALVFLWGLLRFGLLDLVPVARHQLIEQMREGVVVLDRAERVVDLNAAAQQLVDRARPSPIGQPAAEVFEQWGAALASLGGLGERTTELTLGRLHLEVRVSPLRDRRGRVQGHVVVWRDVTTRRRAEAALRQAHEQLQLRMTEIERLQAELREQSVRDPLTGLHNRRYLEDALGAALGQARDEGGPFSVVLLDIDHFKRINDTLGHLGGDAVLRAVARYLRGAVTPDQTVCRYGGEEFVVVLPGLGAPAAAQRAEQWRRGIAALGTDHAHAAPVTVSVSLGLASYPAHGADPESVLLAADEALYRAKTLGRNQWQLAPEAVPAVLGARATGAEATPAAPD
- a CDS encoding helical backbone metal receptor, producing MRLASLTASNSDILAALGASAWVVAADHHSDAPGLEGALRVGPDLGIDVAALARTRPELVLASLSVPGMERVVDAVRAAGLPTLVLDPVSVPDTLADIRTIGAAIGLPERAERVAAALEADLRDLSRAYPRPPRVLVEWWPRPIIAATRESWVTDLLAGLGAVNALAERPGRSSPLTLDEVQAARPDLIVCSWCGAKKLRPEVIEARGLGVPVVAVPESGLGRPGPRLLEGARQVAAALAALPVARREAQAQR